One window of Triticum dicoccoides isolate Atlit2015 ecotype Zavitan chromosome 5A, WEW_v2.0, whole genome shotgun sequence genomic DNA carries:
- the LOC119303939 gene encoding riboflavin biosynthesis protein PYRD, chloroplastic-like isoform X1, protein MWLRVQVFALRDAGDLAENATAYVSLEPCNHYGRTPPCTEALIKAKVKEVVVGMTDPNPMVASKGIEKLRNAGIDVRVGVEEALCLRLNEAYIHRMLTGKAFATLSRTTLSMNGIVINQIGSGADQPGGYYSQLAKEYDGVIISSDMAKATTLPISREAGAKQPLYIIIAQEEGSKLHIPFLDEESASSAIVLADSPVTVEPSGVSVSVLDQMNLESVLQLLADRGLCSVLVDFIDDGAGLVSLLKNFQEDKLVQKVVVELSPVWMVSPGLSDLAFGGSQSFPLKNVEHKEVNRTLLLEGYL, encoded by the exons ATGTGGCTTCGTGTGCAGGTATTTGCTTTGAGAGATGCAGGGGATTTAGCAGAGAATGCAACGGCTTATGTCAGTTTGGAGCCCTGCAACCACTACGGGAGAACCCCTCCCTGCACTGAAGCACTCATCAAAGCCAAAGTTAAGGAGGTTGTGGTGGGGATGACTGACCCAAATCCTATGGTAGCATCCAAAGGGATTGAAAAACTCAGAAACGCCGGGATAGATGTAAGGGTTGGCGTGGAGGAAGCATTATGTCTCAGATTAAATGAGGCTTACATTCATCGCATGCTTACTGGGAAGGCCTTTGCAACTTTGAG cagaaccacactCTCGATGAACGGAATTGTCATAAATCAAATTGGGAGCGGAGCTGATCAACCAGGAGGATACTACTCGCAATTAGCGAAAGAATACGACGGAGTTATAATTTCAAGCGACATGGCCAAGGCGACTACCTTACCAATATCACGCGAGGctggcgcaaagcagcctctttacATCATCATAGCGCAGGAAGAAGGTTCCAAATTACACATCCCGTTTCTCGACGAGGAGTCTGCATCTAGCGCCATAGTCCTGGCCGATAGTCCCGTCACTGTGGAGCCATCGGGAGTCAGCGTTTCTGTCCTCGATCAGATGAACCTGGAGTCCGTCCTTCAACTTCTCGCAGATCGAGGGTTATGTAGTGTCCTGGTGGATTTCATAGATGACGGGGCTGGCCTAGTGTCGCTGCTGAAGAATTTTCAGGAGGACAAGCTGGTGCAGAAGGTTGTTGTGGAGCTCTCTCCTGTCTGGATGGTGAGCCCAGGGCTGAGCGACCTGGCGTTTGGTGGCAGCCAGTCGTTTCCACTGAAGAATGTGGAGCACAAGGAGGTGAATAGAACTTTGCTGCTTGagggatatttgtag
- the LOC119303939 gene encoding riboflavin biosynthesis protein PYRD, chloroplastic-like isoform X2, with product MWLRVQVFALRDAGDLAENATAYVSLEPCNHYGRTPPCTEALIKAKVKEVVVGMTDPNPMVASKGIEKLRNAGIDVRVGVEEALCLRLNEAYIHRMLTGKAFATLRTTLSMNGIVINQIGSGADQPGGYYSQLAKEYDGVIISSDMAKATTLPISREAGAKQPLYIIIAQEEGSKLHIPFLDEESASSAIVLADSPVTVEPSGVSVSVLDQMNLESVLQLLADRGLCSVLVDFIDDGAGLVSLLKNFQEDKLVQKVVVELSPVWMVSPGLSDLAFGGSQSFPLKNVEHKEVNRTLLLEGYL from the exons ATGTGGCTTCGTGTGCAGGTATTTGCTTTGAGAGATGCAGGGGATTTAGCAGAGAATGCAACGGCTTATGTCAGTTTGGAGCCCTGCAACCACTACGGGAGAACCCCTCCCTGCACTGAAGCACTCATCAAAGCCAAAGTTAAGGAGGTTGTGGTGGGGATGACTGACCCAAATCCTATGGTAGCATCCAAAGGGATTGAAAAACTCAGAAACGCCGGGATAGATGTAAGGGTTGGCGTGGAGGAAGCATTATGTCTCAGATTAAATGAGGCTTACATTCATCGCATGCTTACTGGGAAGGCCTTTGCAACTTTGAG aaccacactCTCGATGAACGGAATTGTCATAAATCAAATTGGGAGCGGAGCTGATCAACCAGGAGGATACTACTCGCAATTAGCGAAAGAATACGACGGAGTTATAATTTCAAGCGACATGGCCAAGGCGACTACCTTACCAATATCACGCGAGGctggcgcaaagcagcctctttacATCATCATAGCGCAGGAAGAAGGTTCCAAATTACACATCCCGTTTCTCGACGAGGAGTCTGCATCTAGCGCCATAGTCCTGGCCGATAGTCCCGTCACTGTGGAGCCATCGGGAGTCAGCGTTTCTGTCCTCGATCAGATGAACCTGGAGTCCGTCCTTCAACTTCTCGCAGATCGAGGGTTATGTAGTGTCCTGGTGGATTTCATAGATGACGGGGCTGGCCTAGTGTCGCTGCTGAAGAATTTTCAGGAGGACAAGCTGGTGCAGAAGGTTGTTGTGGAGCTCTCTCCTGTCTGGATGGTGAGCCCAGGGCTGAGCGACCTGGCGTTTGGTGGCAGCCAGTCGTTTCCACTGAAGAATGTGGAGCACAAGGAGGTGAATAGAACTTTGCTGCTTGagggatatttgtag